Proteins from a single region of Aerococcus viridans:
- a CDS encoding nucleoside hydrolase — MKLILDFDTGIDDAMAIALALGEEDAEVIGITSVFGNAEVDKCVHNASAVLKLLNREDIPVFRGASHKIGASEDYIQEEASGIFHGLNGLGNIDLPAGNNISDQDAIDFIIESANKYGEELVLVTTGPLTNAALAIQKDLPAMQKIKGIVSMGGALTVPGNVSPFAEANFWKDSEANNIVFDSGLPIKVIGLDVTLRTLITDTDIAPWLEMSEAAQVFHKIVTYYFKAYANSYADLTGCALHDPLAVSVALNSDWVTGETFRIKSLYGEQEGRLVQDQAALNSKEEPNVFVALGVDAEGYNKHFLETVAKAF; from the coding sequence ATGAAATTAATTTTAGATTTTGATACTGGTATTGATGACGCAATGGCTATTGCCCTAGCTCTAGGTGAAGAGGATGCTGAAGTCATTGGGATTACATCTGTCTTCGGTAACGCTGAAGTAGATAAGTGTGTACATAATGCCTCTGCCGTATTAAAATTATTAAATCGCGAAGACATACCTGTTTTCCGCGGTGCTTCTCACAAAATTGGTGCAAGCGAAGATTACATCCAAGAGGAAGCTTCTGGTATCTTCCACGGTTTAAACGGTTTAGGTAACATCGACTTACCAGCTGGTAACAATATTTCTGACCAAGACGCTATTGACTTCATTATCGAATCTGCCAACAAATACGGCGAAGAATTGGTTTTAGTGACAACTGGTCCTTTAACAAATGCAGCATTAGCAATTCAAAAAGACTTACCTGCAATGCAAAAAATCAAAGGGATTGTTTCTATGGGTGGTGCATTAACAGTTCCAGGTAATGTGAGTCCATTTGCAGAAGCAAACTTCTGGAAAGACTCTGAAGCAAATAACATTGTCTTTGATTCTGGCCTACCAATTAAAGTCATCGGTTTAGATGTTACTTTACGTACCTTAATCACAGACACTGATATCGCGCCTTGGTTAGAAATGTCTGAAGCTGCACAAGTATTCCATAAGATTGTGACTTACTACTTCAAGGCATATGCGAATTCATACGCAGACCTAACAGGTTGTGCTTTACACGATCCATTAGCCGTCTCTGTTGCCCTTAATAGTGACTGGGTTACTGGTGAAACCTTCCGCATTAAGAGCCTGTACGGTGAACAAGAAGGTCGCTTAGTTCAAGATCAAGCCGCTTTAAACAGCAAGGAAGAACCCAATGTATTTGTTGCTTTGGGCGTTGACGCTGAAGGATACAATAAACACTTCTTAGAAACCGTTGCAAAAGCATTCTGA
- the tig gene encoding trigger factor, whose translation MSVNYEQTSTNEGILHFTVAKEDAAQAKKQAFNRIKKDVSIPGFRKGKVNYQMFVKMFGEQSLIEDAVNIVLPEAYTKAVEESGLEIVTQPRFDIKSAEPNADWELIAYVATKPEVKLGQYKNLTVAKQEVEVTEEEINDRLSAAQANLSELALKEGAAETGDTVVIDYEGFQDGEAFAGGKGENHSLELGSDSFIPGFEDQLVGVKEGDEVEVNLTFPEEYHADELAGKDATFKVKVHEVKTKEVPELDDEFAKDVDEEVETLDELKEKYRKELTEQKEAAAKEAREEEALRLAVENAEITDLPHEMVHEEVHRQMDHYLNEMQRSGISKEMYFQLTGTTEADLHTQFEQDADTRVKTNLILEQIVEDENITAEVEDVEKEIATLAETYGMTVEEVKNVVTEDMLKNDIALKKAMALITDTVEEA comes from the coding sequence ATGTCAGTAAATTATGAACAAACATCAACAAACGAAGGTATTTTACATTTTACCGTAGCAAAAGAAGATGCAGCGCAAGCTAAGAAACAAGCTTTTAACCGTATTAAAAAAGATGTATCTATCCCAGGTTTCCGTAAAGGGAAAGTAAACTATCAAATGTTTGTAAAAATGTTTGGGGAGCAATCTTTAATTGAAGATGCTGTAAACATCGTTTTACCAGAAGCTTATACAAAAGCTGTTGAAGAATCAGGTTTAGAAATTGTTACTCAACCTCGTTTTGATATCAAATCTGCTGAACCAAATGCTGACTGGGAATTAATTGCATATGTTGCAACAAAACCAGAAGTCAAATTAGGTCAATACAAAAACCTAACTGTTGCTAAGCAAGAAGTTGAAGTAACTGAAGAAGAAATCAACGACCGTTTATCTGCAGCACAAGCTAACTTAAGTGAATTAGCTTTAAAAGAAGGCGCTGCTGAAACTGGTGACACTGTGGTTATTGACTACGAAGGTTTCCAAGATGGTGAAGCATTTGCAGGTGGTAAAGGTGAAAACCATTCATTAGAATTAGGTTCTGATTCATTCATCCCTGGTTTTGAAGACCAATTAGTTGGTGTTAAAGAAGGCGACGAAGTAGAAGTTAACCTTACTTTCCCTGAAGAGTACCATGCAGATGAATTAGCTGGTAAAGATGCTACATTCAAAGTTAAAGTACACGAAGTGAAAACTAAAGAAGTACCAGAATTAGATGACGAATTTGCTAAAGACGTTGATGAAGAAGTTGAAACTTTAGACGAATTAAAAGAAAAATACCGTAAAGAATTAACTGAACAAAAAGAAGCGGCAGCTAAAGAAGCTCGTGAAGAAGAAGCTTTGCGTTTAGCAGTAGAAAACGCTGAAATTACTGACTTACCACACGAGATGGTACATGAGGAAGTTCACCGTCAAATGGATCACTACTTAAACGAAATGCAACGTTCAGGTATCTCTAAAGAAATGTACTTCCAATTAACAGGTACAACTGAAGCAGACTTGCATACTCAATTCGAACAAGATGCTGACACTCGCGTGAAAACTAACTTGATTCTTGAGCAAATCGTTGAAGATGAAAACATCACTGCTGAAGTTGAAGATGTAGAAAAAGAAATCGCTACATTAGCTGAAACTTACGGCATGACAGTTGAAGAAGTTAAAAATGTTGTAACAGAAGATATGTTGAAAAATGATATTGCATTGAAAAAAGCAATGGCATTAATCACTGACACTGTTGAAGAAGCGTAA
- the recU gene encoding Holliday junction resolvase RecU, with amino-acid sequence MRYPNGKVYQSKTNRSLSASSKEKANFAKRGMKLEEMINQANQWYLLRDKAIIHKKPTPIQVVSVDYPKRSRAVITEAYYRTASTTDYNGIYKGHYLDFEAKQTNLKTKFPLHNIHQHQIDHMTNCAKHGGICFVLFLFKERDEAYVYPIAALLEDWTSFLANDITAIPLKKIQTKGFSVYMGYQPQIDYLAAVDKMIEVNV; translated from the coding sequence ATGAGGTATCCCAACGGTAAAGTCTACCAATCTAAGACGAATCGTTCACTATCCGCTTCTTCTAAAGAGAAAGCTAACTTTGCCAAGCGTGGTATGAAGCTGGAGGAAATGATTAATCAAGCCAACCAGTGGTATTTATTGCGTGACAAAGCTATTATTCACAAAAAGCCAACACCAATCCAAGTTGTTTCAGTCGACTATCCGAAAAGAAGTCGCGCTGTGATAACTGAAGCCTACTATCGTACAGCTTCCACAACAGATTATAACGGTATCTATAAAGGGCACTATCTAGATTTTGAGGCTAAACAAACCAATCTTAAAACCAAGTTCCCGCTTCATAATATTCATCAACATCAAATAGATCACATGACAAATTGTGCCAAACATGGTGGGATTTGTTTTGTCCTTTTTCTATTTAAAGAACGTGATGAAGCCTATGTATACCCTATTGCAGCTTTATTAGAAGATTGGACAAGTTTTTTAGCTAACGATATTACTGCAATTCCTTTGAAAAAAATACAGACAAAAGGATTTTCAGTATATATGGGCTATCAACCTCAAATTGACTATTTAGCAGCTGTGGATAAAATGATAGAAGTGAATGTTTAA
- a CDS encoding transglycosylase domain-containing protein — MSQDQNSRRRSQNNKKSPKKNQRKRGSSNRSGMALWKKILLAIVGAGVVVGVALSIIAYSWISDSPTITEEDLYGTIASSVYDNEGNVVYETSQNDRIIVDESDISQTTFDAVTSIEDQRFMEHNGFDPIRIAGSFLANLKAGGIAQGGSTLTQQLVKLTSFSTNEEDQTYKRKVQEIWLAIQLEQDYSKQEIFEFYINKVYMANGVYGMGTAAEVYYGKSLSELSIAQTALLAGMPQAPNAYDPYSDPEAAEERRNLVLAEMLDNEKITQEEYDEAIATPIDDGLQDIDTESTKQSETAIMLDSYIQEVAAEVEEAGYDMYSDGLQIYTHLDMDAMTEIYHTIEDEDGYYFTNDNMQAAASLVDTETGNILALYGGRNQEGQLSYNRATQLERSVGSSIKPFADYATAIEYLNYSTESSIEDEEHEFSNGDEINNWDNLYQGTITLRQALIGSRNIPALKLLQEVGTEQVDEFLQGMGIVLNDGNGVYESNAIGGEITPLQLSASFATLGNYGEYNQPRAVDYFTTIDGEEVTIDSTSNQAMDESTAYMVTDMLKDNFTDTAYGLSTNYHTAGLAEAGKSGTTNYTEDQAAELGVDSSAVPDTWMSGYTTDYALSIWTGYDNPFSTDEVGYIDGSDRYIVSYLYQAIMGYLSTTSENADWVQPDSVHEVKLVKDAIPDEFPTNATPSSQVLTGLANDNLYKDYQNWLASGNAIVQSSSSSSPVSSSSSSSSSISSSSSSSSSSSFEESSEESSSSDIESSESSESESSEVETPSSEVESSTSESTTEEQPSASSSVSSPTSSDDAIDEDEAA; from the coding sequence ATGAGTCAAGATCAAAACTCAAGACGACGAAGTCAAAACAATAAAAAATCGCCTAAGAAAAATCAACGTAAGCGTGGCTCGTCAAACCGTTCTGGCATGGCCCTCTGGAAAAAGATTCTACTTGCTATTGTTGGCGCCGGTGTAGTAGTTGGGGTAGCCCTTTCAATCATTGCCTATTCCTGGATTTCTGATAGTCCTACAATCACCGAAGAAGATTTGTACGGTACCATCGCATCTAGTGTATATGACAATGAAGGAAACGTTGTATATGAAACTAGTCAAAACGATCGAATAATCGTTGACGAAAGTGATATTTCGCAAACAACCTTTGACGCCGTTACCTCGATTGAGGACCAACGCTTTATGGAACATAACGGTTTTGACCCGATTCGTATTGCAGGGTCTTTCTTAGCCAACCTAAAAGCTGGTGGCATTGCCCAAGGTGGTTCAACCCTAACCCAACAATTAGTGAAGCTAACTTCGTTTTCAACAAATGAGGAAGACCAAACTTATAAACGTAAAGTCCAAGAAATTTGGCTAGCGATTCAATTAGAACAAGACTACTCAAAACAAGAGATCTTTGAGTTTTATATTAATAAAGTCTACATGGCCAACGGTGTCTACGGTATGGGGACTGCTGCTGAAGTTTACTATGGTAAATCTTTAAGTGAGCTGTCAATAGCCCAAACTGCCCTATTAGCTGGTATGCCACAAGCACCTAACGCTTACGATCCATATTCAGATCCTGAAGCTGCTGAAGAAAGAAGAAACTTAGTACTTGCAGAGATGTTGGATAATGAAAAAATTACTCAAGAGGAATACGACGAGGCAATAGCCACACCAATTGACGATGGTTTACAAGATATTGACACTGAGTCAACTAAACAATCTGAAACGGCAATTATGCTAGATTCTTATATTCAAGAAGTAGCTGCTGAAGTGGAAGAAGCTGGGTATGATATGTATTCAGATGGATTACAAATCTATACGCATTTAGATATGGATGCCATGACTGAAATCTACCATACAATCGAGGATGAAGATGGTTATTACTTCACAAATGACAACATGCAAGCTGCAGCATCATTAGTGGATACTGAAACAGGTAATATCCTAGCCCTATACGGTGGACGTAACCAAGAAGGTCAATTGTCTTATAACCGAGCAACTCAATTAGAGCGAAGCGTTGGCTCATCTATAAAACCATTTGCTGATTATGCGACGGCTATAGAGTATCTAAACTATTCAACTGAATCATCCATTGAGGATGAGGAACATGAGTTCTCAAATGGCGATGAAATTAATAACTGGGATAACTTGTATCAAGGGACCATTACTCTTCGCCAAGCCTTAATCGGGTCACGTAATATCCCAGCCTTAAAACTGTTGCAAGAAGTAGGAACTGAACAAGTAGATGAATTCCTACAAGGTATGGGGATTGTGTTAAATGATGGGAATGGTGTTTACGAATCAAACGCTATTGGTGGTGAAATTACACCATTACAATTGAGTGCCTCCTTTGCTACTCTAGGTAATTACGGTGAATATAACCAACCTCGTGCGGTTGATTACTTCACAACGATTGATGGTGAAGAAGTCACTATTGATTCAACAAGTAACCAAGCAATGGATGAGTCAACTGCATATATGGTAACCGATATGCTTAAAGATAACTTCACGGATACCGCATACGGATTATCTACTAACTATCATACAGCTGGTCTAGCTGAAGCAGGTAAGTCTGGTACAACAAACTATACTGAAGATCAAGCTGCTGAACTCGGCGTTGATTCAAGTGCGGTACCTGATACTTGGATGTCAGGTTATACGACTGATTACGCCCTATCCATTTGGACTGGTTATGATAATCCATTCTCTACCGATGAAGTTGGCTATATTGATGGGTCGGATAGATATATTGTAAGTTATCTATACCAAGCAATTATGGGATACCTATCCACCACTTCAGAAAATGCGGATTGGGTACAGCCTGATTCAGTACATGAAGTGAAATTAGTCAAAGATGCAATACCAGATGAATTCCCAACTAATGCAACACCATCATCACAAGTATTAACTGGTTTAGCTAATGATAATCTTTATAAGGATTATCAAAATTGGTTAGCTTCTGGAAATGCGATTGTTCAATCATCTTCATCTTCAAGTCCTGTATCATCAAGCAGTTCTAGTTCTAGTTCAATTTCTTCATCGTCAAGCTCAAGTTCTTCATCATCATTTGAAGAATCAAGTGAAGAATCAAGTTCTTCTGACATTGAATCATCTGAATCAAGTGAGAGTGAAAGTTCAGAAGTGGAGACACCTTCAAGTGAAGTTGAATCTTCAACCTCTGAATCCACAACTGAAGAACAACCAAGTGCTTCCTCATCAGTATCAAGTCCAACAAGTTCTGATGATGCGATAGACGAAGATGAAGCGGCCTAA
- a CDS encoding alpha/beta fold hydrolase yields the protein MFALDYYNTVTIPSASPDRPYIPVYAWQNADHPKAIIHIVHGMSEFGGRYKKVAESFVDQNFLVIAHDHIGHGGLAKEHNRLGYFGTTDADQVMVEDLHRVVQATKKHYPDLPYYVLGHSMGAYITRLYLGQYSEEIDGVLLSGTNTHSPIYATGAALAPILNTLHPDAYNYYIHQKLFGTGIMDDPAVANAFPEYWYPPKNGEERDWPLVGFVFTNNGFAELVKIAHKATLPSWTRNIRKDLPIAIIAGRNDPLINGGKETHKLAKEFTRSGFDDVTIMMFENRGHECLMYGNTRPVYQMINNWFKKQLKTIHD from the coding sequence ATGTTTGCATTAGACTACTATAACACCGTCACTATTCCATCAGCTTCACCAGACCGCCCTTATATTCCAGTGTACGCTTGGCAAAACGCCGATCATCCAAAAGCCATTATCCATATTGTCCATGGGATGTCAGAATTTGGTGGTCGCTATAAAAAAGTAGCTGAGTCATTCGTGGACCAAAACTTTTTAGTCATCGCCCATGATCATATTGGCCATGGAGGTCTAGCTAAAGAACACAACCGTTTAGGCTACTTTGGCACAACGGATGCTGATCAAGTCATGGTTGAAGACTTACATCGAGTTGTTCAAGCAACTAAAAAACATTATCCCGACTTACCCTATTATGTGTTAGGTCATTCAATGGGGGCATACATCACCCGTTTATACCTTGGTCAATATAGTGAGGAAATAGACGGCGTATTATTAAGTGGGACGAATACTCATAGCCCTATATACGCAACAGGTGCAGCCTTAGCGCCTATTTTAAACACCTTGCATCCAGATGCCTACAATTACTATATCCATCAAAAACTATTCGGTACGGGTATAATGGATGACCCTGCTGTTGCCAATGCTTTTCCAGAATATTGGTATCCGCCTAAAAATGGTGAAGAAAGGGATTGGCCGTTAGTTGGCTTTGTTTTCACTAATAACGGTTTTGCAGAGTTAGTAAAAATTGCCCATAAGGCAACTTTACCTAGCTGGACTCGAAACATCCGGAAGGACTTACCGATTGCCATTATTGCTGGTCGAAACGATCCACTGATTAATGGTGGTAAAGAAACCCACAAACTGGCTAAAGAATTCACCCGTTCTGGTTTTGATGATGTCACAATCATGATGTTTGAAAATCGCGGGCATGAATGTTTAATGTACGGCAATACTAGACCTGTTTACCAAATGATCAATAATTGGTTTAAGAAACAACTAAAAACCATTCATGATTAA
- the nrdF gene encoding class 1b ribonucleoside-diphosphate reductase subunit beta yields MTNFNENPYIAINWNDIEDMIDKLTWEKLTEQFWLDTRIPLSNDLDTWRTLSSREQDMIGKVFGGLTLLDTLQSEDGMESLKASIRTQHEEAVYNNIQFMESVHAKSYSSIFSTLNTPKEIDKIFAWTRENEFIQYKANRINGIYQNGTDLQRKVASVFLESFLFYSGFYAPLWYLGNGKLPNVAEIIKLILRDESVHGTYIGYKFQIAFNQLSKEEQEDMQNWAFSLLFELYENEAKYSEYIYDDLGWTEDVKIFLRYNANKALQNLGFDPLFPDTADDVDPIVMNGISTGTSNHDFFSQVGNGYLLGQVEAMSDEDYEKWT; encoded by the coding sequence ATGACGAATTTTAATGAAAATCCTTATATTGCTATTAACTGGAATGATATTGAGGATATGATTGACAAGTTGACTTGGGAAAAGTTAACAGAACAATTCTGGTTAGATACACGTATTCCATTATCAAATGATTTAGATACATGGCGTACATTATCATCTAGAGAACAAGACATGATTGGAAAAGTATTTGGTGGTTTAACACTACTAGATACTTTGCAATCTGAAGATGGTATGGAATCACTTAAAGCATCTATCCGTACCCAACATGAAGAAGCGGTTTACAATAACATCCAATTCATGGAAAGTGTACATGCTAAATCGTATTCATCTATTTTCTCAACTTTAAACACACCTAAAGAAATTGATAAAATCTTTGCCTGGACACGGGAAAATGAATTTATCCAATACAAAGCGAACCGTATTAACGGCATTTACCAAAACGGTACTGACTTACAAAGAAAAGTGGCTTCGGTATTCCTAGAATCATTTTTATTTTACTCAGGATTCTATGCACCACTTTGGTACTTAGGTAACGGTAAATTGCCAAACGTCGCTGAAATTATTAAATTGATTTTACGTGATGAAAGTGTCCACGGTACTTACATTGGTTATAAATTCCAAATCGCCTTCAACCAATTATCAAAAGAAGAGCAAGAAGACATGCAAAACTGGGCTTTCAGCTTATTGTTTGAATTATATGAAAACGAAGCGAAATACAGCGAGTACATCTATGATGACTTAGGCTGGACTGAAGATGTGAAAATCTTCCTACGTTACAATGCCAACAAAGCATTGCAAAACTTAGGATTTGACCCATTATTCCCAGATACTGCTGATGATGTAGACCCTATCGTTATGAACGGTATTTCTACCGGTACTTCAAACCACGACTTCTTCTCACAAGTAGGTAACGGTTACTTACTAGGGCAAGTTGAAGCCATGTCAGACGAAGACTACGAAAAATGGACTTAA
- the nrdE gene encoding class 1b ribonucleoside-diphosphate reductase subunit alpha, with protein MKLDQPKAVVQEKEITYFKLNNEVNRPLDGKIQIEKDKEAVRAYFLEHVNPNTVFFYTLDEKIDYLVEHDYLEEGFLNLYNRDFVKRLMQETYDFKFRFKSFMSAYKFYTQYALKTNDGKRYLERYEDRIVFTALYLANGDEQVASDLRDEMINQRYQPATPTFLNAGRKRRGELVSCFLIQATDDMNSIGRTINSALQLSRLGGGVGVNLTNIRAAGDPIKKIENASSGIIPVMKLLEDSFSYSNQLGQRNGAGAVYLSVFHPDVVSFLSAKKENADEKIRVKTLSLGLVVPDKFYELAEKDEMMYLFSPYDVERIYGKPYAYVNITEEYDKLVNNPEIKKSKIRARDLEDDISKLQQESGYPYIINIDTVNDQNPIDGTIVMSNLCSEILQVQRPSIINNDQTFEELGTDISCNLGSTNINNLMHSPDFGKSVDTMVRGLTYVTDASAIDVVPSIKKGNDLAHTIGLGAMGLHTYFALNEMHYGSPESIEFTDKYFLLLNYYTLVASNRIAKERGVTFENFENSTYATGEYFDKYINEETTFEFERVAAQFEGIHIPTQEDWKALRAAVQEHGLYHQNRLAVAPTGSISYVNETSSSLHPIIQLIEERQEKKTGKTYYPAPFLSNKTLPYYQSAYDIDNRRIIDIYAAAQQHIDQGMSLTLFMRSDIPAGLYPWKEGRTSKMTTRDLNILRRYAWKRGIKSIYYVRTFTDNNEEVGANYCESCTV; from the coding sequence ATGAAATTGGACCAACCTAAAGCAGTAGTACAAGAAAAAGAAATTACATATTTCAAGCTGAATAACGAGGTTAACCGTCCACTAGACGGAAAAATTCAAATCGAGAAAGATAAAGAAGCGGTACGGGCTTACTTTTTAGAGCACGTTAACCCAAATACCGTATTCTTCTATACTCTAGATGAAAAAATCGACTACTTAGTTGAGCATGACTACTTAGAAGAAGGCTTTTTGAACCTATACAACCGTGACTTTGTGAAACGTTTAATGCAAGAAACGTATGACTTCAAATTCCGTTTCAAATCGTTTATGAGTGCCTACAAGTTCTATACGCAATACGCACTTAAAACAAACGACGGTAAACGTTATTTAGAGCGTTACGAAGACCGTATTGTATTTACAGCTTTATATCTAGCAAATGGTGATGAGCAAGTAGCGAGCGATTTACGGGATGAAATGATCAACCAACGATACCAACCGGCGACACCTACCTTCCTAAATGCAGGTCGTAAACGTCGTGGTGAATTGGTTTCATGTTTCTTAATCCAAGCAACTGATGACATGAACTCGATTGGTCGTACAATCAACTCAGCACTACAACTATCTCGTTTAGGTGGTGGGGTTGGTGTGAACTTGACTAATATTCGTGCTGCCGGAGATCCGATTAAGAAAATTGAAAATGCCTCTTCAGGTATCATCCCAGTGATGAAGTTACTAGAAGATTCATTCTCTTACTCAAACCAATTAGGTCAACGTAATGGTGCAGGTGCCGTATACCTTAGTGTCTTCCATCCAGATGTTGTATCATTCTTATCTGCGAAAAAAGAAAACGCTGATGAAAAAATCCGTGTGAAGACTTTATCACTAGGTCTAGTTGTACCTGATAAATTCTACGAATTAGCAGAAAAAGACGAAATGATGTACTTATTCAGTCCTTACGATGTTGAACGTATTTATGGTAAACCTTACGCCTATGTCAACATTACAGAAGAGTATGATAAATTGGTAAACAACCCAGAAATCAAGAAGTCTAAGATCCGCGCTCGTGATTTAGAAGACGATATCTCTAAATTACAACAAGAATCTGGTTATCCTTACATCATCAATATCGATACTGTAAATGACCAAAACCCAATTGATGGGACAATTGTTATGAGTAACTTGTGTTCAGAAATTTTACAAGTACAACGTCCTTCAATTATCAACAACGACCAAACATTTGAAGAATTGGGTACAGATATTTCATGTAACTTGGGTTCAACAAATATCAATAACTTAATGCATTCACCAGACTTTGGTAAATCAGTTGATACAATGGTTCGTGGTTTAACATATGTAACAGATGCATCAGCTATTGACGTAGTACCTTCAATTAAAAAAGGTAATGATTTAGCTCATACTATCGGTTTAGGGGCAATGGGACTACATACTTATTTTGCCTTAAATGAAATGCACTATGGTTCACCAGAATCCATTGAATTTACAGATAAATACTTCTTACTATTAAACTACTATACTTTAGTAGCATCTAATAGAATCGCTAAAGAACGTGGTGTCACTTTCGAAAACTTCGAAAACTCAACATATGCGACGGGTGAATATTTTGACAAATACATCAATGAAGAAACAACGTTTGAATTTGAAAGAGTTGCAGCACAATTTGAAGGTATTCACATCCCAACTCAAGAAGACTGGAAAGCCTTACGCGCTGCCGTTCAAGAGCATGGTTTATACCACCAAAACCGTTTAGCAGTTGCGCCTACTGGTTCAATTTCTTACGTAAATGAAACAAGCTCAAGTTTACACCCAATCATCCAATTGATTGAAGAGCGTCAAGAAAAGAAAACTGGTAAGACTTACTATCCAGCACCATTCTTAAGCAATAAGACTCTACCTTATTACCAATCTGCTTACGATATCGACAACCGTCGTATTATCGATATTTATGCAGCTGCTCAACAACATATTGATCAAGGTATGAGTTTAACCTTATTCATGCGTTCAGATATTCCTGCAGGTTTATACCCTTGGAAAGAAGGGCGTACAAGCAAAATGACGACACGTGATTTAAACATCTTGCGTCGTTACGCATGGAAACGTGGCATCAAATCTATTTACTACGTACGTACATTCACAGATAACAACGAAGAAGTTGGCGCAAACTACTGTGAAAGCTGTACTGTTTAA
- the nrdI gene encoding class Ib ribonucleoside-diphosphate reductase assembly flavoprotein NrdI — MKIVYMSLTGQTQKFVNKLEMDSLRITMDNAFQEINEPYIVIAPTYDIEVTEILNDFIETGNNLTYLKGVCGSGNLNFNELYCFTAKDLAEAYNVPLLLTFEFQGNMNDVTIMKEKVNEIGPT; from the coding sequence GTGAAAATTGTGTACATGTCTCTAACCGGACAGACACAAAAGTTTGTAAATAAACTTGAAATGGATAGCCTGAGAATTACAATGGATAATGCTTTTCAAGAAATTAACGAACCCTATATCGTGATTGCTCCAACTTATGATATTGAAGTAACAGAAATACTAAATGATTTTATTGAAACTGGCAATAATCTAACGTATTTAAAAGGCGTTTGCGGTTCAGGGAATTTAAATTTCAATGAACTCTATTGTTTTACTGCAAAAGATCTAGCAGAAGCGTATAATGTACCTTTGCTGTTAACTTTTGAATTCCAGGGAAATATGAACGATGTAACAATTATGAAAGAAAAGGTGAATGAAATTGGACCAACCTAA
- a CDS encoding BlaI/MecI/CopY family transcriptional regulator, with product MRVVWAQKETNSRTIIASLEDKKDWKAATIKTLIGRLTKKGWLETRKNGKSFIYRPAIDEDTALENQAQTLLNGWCNTDADKVISALIQASVLDDKMKHNIFNALDQATYVDHVTCNCAPGQCIHHPNTH from the coding sequence ATGCGGGTCGTTTGGGCGCAAAAAGAAACCAATTCCCGCACCATCATCGCCTCATTAGAGGATAAAAAAGATTGGAAGGCAGCTACTATTAAGACCCTAATTGGTCGCTTGACCAAGAAAGGCTGGCTTGAAACTAGAAAGAACGGTAAATCATTTATCTACCGTCCAGCTATTGATGAAGACACTGCTTTAGAAAACCAAGCACAGACCCTTTTAAACGGTTGGTGTAATACCGATGCTGACAAGGTGATTTCTGCACTTATTCAAGCTTCTGTATTAGACGATAAGATGAAACATAATATCTTCAATGCCCTAGACCAAGCCACTTACGTTGACCATGTTACTTGTAATTGTGCGCCCGGTCAATGTATCCACCACCCAAACACCCATTAG